Proteins co-encoded in one Metabacillus sp. KUDC1714 genomic window:
- a CDS encoding YhdX family protein, protein MGKGRIRVEESIKVETDKEISEAKLIVDKEKDKE, encoded by the coding sequence ATGGGAAAAGGTCGAATCCGAGTGGAAGAAAGTATTAAGGTAGAAACAGATAAGGAAATTAGTGAAGCTAAGCTAATAGTTGATAAAGAAAAAG